A segment of the Promicromonospora sukumoe genome:
TCACGATCGCCAGCAGCAGCGACGAGCCGATGTTGAAGTACCAGTTGCTCACCGGCGAGACGTACGCGTTCGGGTCGATGATCCGCGCGGCCTCCGTGGTGATGCCCGCGAAGATCGCGTCGTTCGGCGTCGGGACGGGGCTCGCGTCGTACCCGGACGCGATCGACGTGTACGCGACGACGACGCCGAGGATCGGCGACTTGCCCACCGCCCGGAACGCCAGCCCGCCCAGCGGCACCAGGATGATGTACGCGGCGGCGCTCGCCACGTGCGAGACGGTGCCCGCGAACGCCACGGCGAAGACGACCCAGCCGACCGGCACCCGGGAGACGGAGACCTTCATCGCCGCCGACAGGAAGCCCGTGCGCTCCGCGATGGCGACACCCATGATGACCACGACGATGGTGCCCATCGGGCCGAACGTCGCGAAGTTGTCGACGGCGGTCGACACGGCCATCGCCAGGCCCGCGCCGCTGAGCAGGTTCTGCACCACGACGGTCTCGCCGTCGGCGGGCGAGACCACGGACACGCCCGCCGCCGCCAGCCCGGCGCTCGTCACGCCCAGGATGGCCGCGAGGATCCAGAACAGCCAGAACGGGTGCGGCAGGGCGTTGCCGAGCCGCTCGACGACGGCGAGCGCCCGCAGCACGCGGGGCAGGCGGTCCGGCTCGGTGCCGGGCGTGGCCGGCTTCGAGGGGGCGCTCATGACGCCGCCCCGGTGAGGAACCGGACCGGCAGCCGCTCGTCGCCCAGGAACTCCCAGAGCACCTCGTGGGCCTCGATGCTGTGCGTCGCGTACCCGCCGCCGGAGTAGCTGTCCTCCCCCGGCCAGGTGTGCCCGCCGCCGAGCACCGCCACGTGCGTCACCTCGGCGCCCCGGTCGCAGTCCGTCCAGCGGGACGTGGTCACGTCGAACGCCGTCTGCTCGACGTCGGGCCCCGTGGCGCAGCCGTTGCGCCCGGCCCAGCCGCCCACCCAGTCCGGGATCGCGGGCAGGCCGCGGTCCGGGTCGCCCGCGTACGGGATGGTCACGTCGTCCGTGCCGTGGAAGTCGATCACCGGCACCGGCCGCGCCGGGTCGCAGTCCGGGTGGCCCGTGCCGTAGAACGCGGCGGCCACCGGGGCGATCGCGGCGATCCGGTCGGACAGCTCGCACGCCAGGATGCCCGTGAAGCCCGCGCCGTTGGACTTGCCGGTCGCGTACACGCGCCGCGGGTCCACGCACAGGTCCCGCTCCAGGGTGTCCAGCAGGTCGTTCGTGTACGCGATGTCGTCGACGCCGGGGGCCGAGTACGGCGCGCCCTCCCAGGCCTGCCGGTCGCCGTCGCCGGTGCCGATCACGCCGTTGCCGTACGCGACGATCGCGGGCAGCGCGTCCAGGCCGGAGAACGCCTCCGTGCCCGCGCCTGTGTTGCCGCGGCCGTGGAACACCAGGACGACGGGCCATGCCCGGTCGCTGCGGTAGCCGTCCGGCAGGTGGAGCTGGACGGTGCGCTCGCGGCCGTCGCTGGTCAGGGTGCGCAGCACGCTGCTGCCCGGCTCCTGGCCGGGGTCGGTGCCGCAGCCCGCGGAGCGCAGGGGGTGGGCAGATGGCGCGGCCGGTGCGGGCGCGGCCGCCGCCGTCGTGGCGCCGACCGGGCCGGCCAGGCCGGAGGCGGCGAGCGCCAGCGCGGTCAGGAGCGCCGCGCGCCGGCCCGGCCGCCGTTGGCCGTGCCCTCGTCGTCCGTCGGGCGCGGGTCGGGGTGATGCTGTCGTCGTTGACATGCGAGTCCTTTCTGGGCGCCAGGCCGCGTGCGGGCATGGCGGGGCGGACACCTGGCGGGCCAGGTGCGTGCGGTGGGGTTGCTGTGGGTGCTGTCGGGGTGCCGGCGCTACGCGGGCGGCCACTCCGTGAGGAAGGTCGTGATGCGGTCGACGATCGCCTTGACGATCGCGGCGCCGTCCTCGGCGGTGGCGCGGCGCGGGTCGCCGAGCACGCCGTTGGGGCTGAGCCGGTCGTACGGCAGGGTCAGGGCGGGCTGCGCGTGGCGGCGCGCCGTGCGGGAGACGTCGTCGAGCTGGTCCGGGGTGGTGGTGCCCGGCTCCAGCCGGTCGGTGTGCACCAGGTGGGGCGCGAGGTGCAGCATCTGCGCGGTCTCGGCCTCGCCGGAGTGCCCGTGCACGGCGCTGGGCTCCATGGCGGCCACGGCGTCGCCCGCGAGCGACGTCAGCGGCGACCAGGCGAGCTGCACGCCCGGGTGGGACACGAGCAGGTCCTGCGCCACCGTCGTCAGCGTCGCGTTGTTGCCCCCGTGCCCGGTGACCACCAGGAACCGGGTCCAGCCGTGCCGGTGCAGGCTGGTCACGTACTCGCGCACGACGGCGGCGAACGTCGTCGTCGTCAGCGTGACCGTGCCCGCGAACGCCATGTGGTGCGGCGAGACCCCCACGGGGATCGACGGCCCCACCACCACCTGGCCGGGCAGGTTCGCGGCGACCTGCGCCACCACACCCTCGGCCCGCACCAGGTCCGTGCCGAGCGCCATGCCCGGGCCGTGCTGCTCCAGCGCCCCGGCCGGGATCACCACGACCGTGCCGCGCGCGACGGCGTCCGCCGCCTCCGCCGTCGTCATCTCCGCCAGAAGGTACGGAGCGCTCACGGGGCCACCTCCCCGAAGTCCGCCGCCTCCAGCGACTCCCGGATCGTGGTCAGGTGCGCCCGCGTCAGCCGCTCGGCGGCCGCGCCGTCGCCGTCGCGCACTGCGGCCAGGATCTCCAGGTGCTCCGCGTGGTCCCGCTGCCGGTCGTCGTACCGGAACCGGATCTCCGTCTGCTCCGACGCCCGCACGTGCAGCAGCGCCTCCACCGTCTCGCGCAGCAGCCCGTTGCCCGACGCCGCCGCCAGCTCCACATGGAAGTTCAACGCCGGCCGGAACCCGTGCACCGGCGGCTGCAGCGCCGTCGCCGCCGCGGCCTCCAGCCGCTGCAGGGCGGCGGCGTCACGGGCGCTCGCGGCGAGGGCGGCGATGCCCGGCTCGATCACCAGGCGGGCCTGGACCAGCTCGATCACCGAGGAGCGCGTGATGTGCGGCCGGTGCGGGTTGGCCAGCACCGACCGCTCGATGCCCGGGCCGATGTAGGTGCCGGAGCCGTGCCGCAGCTCGACCACGCCGGTCGCCTCCAGCCGCCGCAGGGCCTCCCGGACCGTGGGCGTCGTGACGGCGAACCGCTTGGCCAGGTCGCGGGAGGACTCCAGCACGTCGCCGGGGCCGAGGCTCTCGGAGCGGATCAGCTGGACGATGTCGTCCGCGAGCTGCTCGGAGAAGGAGGCTCTACCTTGAGTCATAAAGTGACTAAATCACTTGAGCACCGGGGTCGTCAAGGCTCCCCCGGACTGAGGTGGGTTCAGCAGGCCGCGGGCGACCGCATCGGCGCCGGAACGGTCGCCGGCGGCCTGCTGAATCCAGGTCAGCGACCGGCGCGGTTCCCGGTCGTAGGGTGGGGGCGTGAGCTTTGGGGTGGCTGCACGGCCGCAGGTGCGGCGTGGGATGTCGACGCGCGAGCGGGACAACCGGCTGCTGCTGCGCGCCCGGGACGCCATCGACCGCGACTACGCCGCGCCGCTCGACGTGCCGACCCTGGCCCGGATCGCGCACGTCTCGCCGTCCCACTTCAGCCGCAGCTTCCGGGCGACGTTCGGCGAGACGCCGCACCGCTACCTGCAGCGACGCCGGCTGGAGCGCGCGATGGCGCTGCTGCGCAACACGGCCACGCCGGTGACGGAGGTTGCGCTGCTGGTGGGGTCCAACAGCCTGGGCACGTTCAGCCGCACGTTCCGGGACGTCGTCGGCGTCTCCCCGACGGAGTACCGGCGGCGGACCCGGCCGGTCGCCGCCCCCGTGTGCTTCGTGAAGAGCTGGATGCGGCCGGCGGGCTGAGCGGTCCCGGCCAAGCAATCCCGGCCGAGCAGTTTCGGAGAAGCGCACCCGGCCGGACCGGTCCTAGCGTGGTAAACATGTTCAAGAACATCTCCATCACCGCCGTGACCGTGCTCGACCAGGACGAGGCCCTCGACTTCTACGTCGGCAAGCTCGGGTTCGAGGTCAGCAACGACGTCGACATGGGCTTCATGCGCTGGCTGACCGTCTCCCTGCCGTCGGACCCGGACCGCCACCTGCTCCTGGAGGTGCCGGGCCCGCCGTCCCTGAGCGAGGAGGTCGCGGCGCAGGTCCGGGACCTGGTGACCAAGGGTGCGCTCGGGGTCGCGTGCATCCTGACCACCGACGACTGCCGGCGCACCTACACCGACCTGCGCGCGAAGGGCGTCGAGTTCACCGAGGAGCCCGTCGAGCAGCCGTACGGCATCGACTGCGCCCTGCGCGACCCGTTCGGCAACCACATCCGCATCACGCAGCCGGCGACCGGCCCGGTGAACGTCACCGACGAGGACATCGCGCGCTGGAACGCGGACCAGCGGAGCTGAGCGCCCGACGGGCTCAGAGCCGGGGCGGGCCGGCCTCGACCCGGCGCAGGACCGTCGGCAGGGAGTAGAGGTCCGGCGACTCGTACAGGCCGCGCTCGTCCCACCAGGTCGCCCCGGCCTCGGCCAGCGGCCCGACGACGTCGGCCGCCGCCTCCGGCGTCGTCAGCCCGCCGACGACGACCTCGAACGGGCCGACGGCGCCTGACGGGAGGGCACCGTCGGACGGGAGGACGCCGCCGGACGAGCCCTGCGCCGCCCGGTGCTCGGACACATAGCCAGTGACCTCGCGGACCTCGCCGGGCGTGGGCGGCACACCGTGCCCGGACGCGAACAGCGGCACGACGCCGTCCCACCGCGCCGCCCGCCGGAACGGCCGGCGGGCCGGCCAGAAGCCGCCGACCCACACCGGGGGCCGGGGGCGCTGGGCCGTGGCGGGGAGGATCTCGACGTCGCGCACCCGGTAGTGCGGGCCGTCGTGGTCGACGCGCTCCCCCGCCCAGTACCGGGCGAGCAGGCCGAGGCCCTCGTCGAGCTTCTCCGCGAGCACCACGGGGTCGGTCTCGTCGCCGAAGCTGCCGAACTCGTCCTCGACGGGCCCGCCCAGCCCGGCACCGAAGACCACGCGGCCGCCGCTGAGCACATCGAGGGTCGCGACCTGGCGGGCGAGCTGCTCGGGGCGCCGTCGGGCCACGGGCGTGACCAACGTGCCGAGCCGGATCGTCGACGTCGCGAGCGCCGCGGCGGTGAGCAGCATCCACGGGTCGCCGAACGGCTGGCCGCGGCGCGACTCCTTGCGGTGGACCACGTGGTCCCAGACGAACAGGCCGTCCCAGCCGGCGTCCTCGGCGGCGCGCGCCACGGTGGCGACGGCGCGCGGGTCGGCGAAGTCGCCGAAGTTGGGGACGTTCACGGAGCAGCGCATCTCAGGCCTCGCCCCCGGCGTCGGCCGTGCGGAGGTCGCTCAGGTCGCGCCACATGATCCGCAGGCCGACGTCGCCCAGCTCGGGGTGCCGGAACGCGCCGGGCGCGATGCCGAGGGTGACGAAGCCGAGGCTCTCGTACAGGTGCACGGCGGCGGCGTTCGTGTCGACCACGGCGTTGAACTGGATCGCGGCGAAGCCCTCGCGGGCGGCCCAGGCGATCATGTCCTCGACCAGCGCGCGGCCGGCGCCGGAGCCGCGCACCGCTCGGTCGACCATGATGCTGCCCGACGCGATGTGGCTGCCCGGACCCGGCCGGTTGGGGTACATGTTCGCGGTGCCGACCACCACGCCGTCACGCTCGGCGACGACGACGCGCCGCGGCGCCTCCAGCCACCCCGCGCGGGCGTCGGCCTCGCCCATGGTGGGCTCGTACGCGAAGGTGTCGGCGGCGCGCACGACCTCCTGGACGATCGGCCAGATGACGGGCCAGTCCGCGGCGCCGGCCTCCCGCACGCTGGTCACGGCCCGGGGCCCGACGTCGGACGTGGCGTCAGGACGGGAGCCGGCTGCGGCGTCGCTGGGTGCGCTCATGCGCCCACCCTGCCCCACGACCGGCCCGTCCCGCCACGACGATTCTCATCGTTGACCACAGCAGTTGCTGCCACCAGACCGGCCCGCCTGGCAGCAGCTGCTGTGCTCAACACCGGGGCCGGACCGGCCTCACGGCCGCGGCCAGTACCGCCCCGACCGCTCCTCGAGCGCCCGGTTGCAGCGGGCGAGCAGCTCGGCGAACTGCGACCGGTCCTCCTCCGGCCAGTCGTCCACGAGGTCGGCGAGCGAGTCCCGGCTCGCCTGTCGCTCCTCGTCGAGCTGCTGCTGCCCGTGCTCGGACAGCCGCAGCTTGCGCGCCGGCCCGCCCTCCGGGTCGTCGAAGCGCTCGGCGAGCTCCGCCTTGCGCAGCGCCGCCGTCTGCCGGTTGAGCGTGGAGGCGTCCAGGCCGGTGGCGGCGGTGAGCTCGGCGATGGTGGAGGGCCCTCCGGCCTCCAGCAGGCTCAGCAGCACGTAGGCGCTCGGGTCCAGCAGGCCGCCACGGCGGCGCGACCGGCCGGCCGGCAGCGTCGTCAGGTGTCGCCCGAACAGCATGCCCTCGTACTCGATCCGATCTATCGAGGACGTCATCGTCCACCTCCGGTCTCGCCTGCTCGATAACGCCTGTGCATCGTGCACATCGTATGGCACTCTGAGCATGACGATCTCATATGCATGATGCACAGCTACAACTTTCGAGGAGACTCGTGACGACCACCGCGTCCCGCCCCGCGCCGCCCGCCGACGGCGCCACCCCCGTGACCCACCCGAACCGCATCGTCGCCATCCTGGCGATCGGCGGCATCGTGGTCGCGATGACCCAGACCCTCGTGGTCCCGATCGTCGCGACGCTGCCCACCATCTTCGACGCCCCGGCGTCGGACACGTCCTGGATCATCACGGTCACGCTGCTCGTCGGCGCCATCTGCACCCCGGTCTCGGGGCGGCTGGGCGACCTGTACGGCAAGAAGAAGATGATCCTGATCTCGCTGATCCCGCTGGCCCTCGGGTCCGCGGTCTGCGCCGTCGCGACGACGGTGCCCGTCATGGTCACCGGCCGCGGCCTGCAGGGCCTGGCCACCGGGTTCATCCCGCTCGGCATCAGCATGCTGCACGACCTGCTGCCCAAGGAGCGCACCGCCGGCGCCATCTCCCTGATGAGCTCGTCGCTCGGCATCGGCGGTGCCCTCGGCCTGCCGTTCGCCGCCGCCGTCGCGGAGTTCGCGAGCTGGCGCATCCTGTTCTGGCTCATCGCCGTGTGCGCCGTCGTGGTCGGCGTCGTCGTCTGGCGGGCGATCCCGGCCCCGGCCGCACCCGCGCGGGTCCGCGCCCCGTTCGACTACGTGGGCGTGCTCGGCCTCGCCGCGGGCCTCGTGGCCCTGCTGCTGGCGGTCTCCAAGGGCGCCGAGTGGGGCTGGGCGAGCCCGCTGGTGCTCGGCCTGTTCGGCGGCTCCGTCCTCGTGCTGCTGGCCTGGGGCTGGTGGGAGCTGCGCACGCCCGCCGCGCTGGTCGACCTGCGCACCACCGCGCGTCCCGCCGTGCTGCTCACCAACCTGGCCTCGATCATGATCGGGTTCGCCATGTACGCGCAGTCCCTGATCCTGCCGCAGCTCATGCAGGCGCCGTCCGCGACCGGCTTCGGGCTGGGCCAGTCGATGCTGCAGATGGGGCTGTGGATGGCGCCGTCGGGCATCGCGATGACCCTCATGTCGCCCGTGGGCGCGCAGATCACCCGGGCCCGCGGGCCCAAGACGACGCTCGTCCTGGGCGGCCTCGTGATGGCGCTCGGCTACGGCCTGTCCACGCTGTTCATGGACACGCTGGTTGGCCTGTCGGTCACGGCGTTCGTCGCGGCGGCCGGCGTCGGCTTCGCGTACGGCGCGCTGCCCGCGATCATCCTGGGCTCCGTGCCCGCGTCCGAGAAGGCCGCCGCGAACGGCTTCAACGCGCTGATGCGCTCCATCGGCACCTCGGTGTCGGCCGCCGTCATCGGCGTGGTCCTGGCGCGGATGAGCACCACGTTCGGCGAGCACACGCTGCCCACCGAGAGCGGCTTCCGTGTCGCCCTGCTGCTCGGCTGCGGCATGGCGGTGGTGGCGTCGGCCATCGCGGCCACCGTTCCCGTCAAGGGGCTGGGCGAGAGCGCCGGCGGGCACTGAGCCGCCCGGCCGCGCGCCTCGCGGCCCGGCCCCACCAGATCGCAGGCCCGACGGCGCCCCCTCCCCCGGGGGCGCCGTCCGGCGTACGGTCGGAGCATGTGCCGAAACATCACCACGCTGCGCGGCCTGGAACCGGCCGCCACCGACGAGGAGATCACCGCCGCCGCGCTGCAGTTCGTGCGCAAGGTCACGGGCGTGACCAAGGTGAGCGACGCCACGCGCGACCCGGTGGAGCGCGCCACGGCGGAGATCGCCGACATCGTGACGCGCCTGCTCGACGAGCTCCCCGAGCGCCGTCAGCCGCCCAAGACGGTGCCGCCGCTGCGCCGGGCCGAGGTGCAGGCGCGGATCGCGCAGCGCATCAAGGAGCGTGAGGAGCACGAGCGGATGCACGAGCTGGGCATCGCGCACTCGCACTGAGCGGCCCGCCCCGCTACAGTTGCGGCGTGCTCGCACACCTCTCCTGTTGCTGTCACTGACCACCCACGCCGGTCCGTCAGTCCCCCGCGCGCCGTCGCGCGCGCAGAACAGGAAGAGAAACAGGTGCAGTACGTCAATTCTGTCGTTGACCTTGTCGGCAACACCCCCCTGGTCCGGCTCACCCACGTGACCGAGGGCGTCACCAGCGCCACCGTGCTGGTCAAGCTCGAGTACCTCAACCCCGGCGGCTCCTCGAAGGACCGCATCGCGGGCCGCATCATCGACGCCGCGGAGCGCGAGGGCAAGCTGCTGCCGGGCGGCACCATCGTGGAGCCCACGTCGGGCAACACCGGCGTGGGCCTCGCCCTGGTGGCACAGCAGCGCGGCTACCGCTGCGTCTTCGTGCTCCCCGACAAGGTGGGCGAGGACAAGCGCAACGTCCTGACCGCGTACGGCGCGGAGGTCGTGGTCACGCCGACGGCGGTCGCACCCGACAGCCCCGAGTCGTACTACTCGGTGAGCGACCGGCTGGTGCGCGAGATCCCCGGCGCCTTCAAGCCCGACCAGTACTCCAACCCGAACGGCCCCCGGTCGCACTACGAGACCACCGGCCCGGAGATCTGGCGCGACACCGACGGGCGCGTGACGCACTTCGTCGCCGGCGTCGGCACGGGCGGCACCATCACCGGGACCGGCCGCTACCTGCGCGAGGTCTCGGGCGACACGGTGCGCATCGCCGGCGCCGACCCCGAGGGCTCGGTCTACTCGGGCGGCACCGGCCGCCCGTACCTGGTCGAGGGCGTGGGCGAGGACTTCTGGCCGTCCGCCTACGACCCGGGCGTGCCGCACGAGATCATCGCGGTCAGCGATGCCGAGTCGTTCGCGATGACGCGCCGGCTGGCGCGCGAGGAAGGCATCCTCGTGGGCGGGTCCAGCGGCATGGCCGTCGTCGCGGCCCTGCGGGCGGCGCGCGACCTGAGCGCCGACGACGTCGTCGTGGTCCTGCTGCCCGACGGCGGCCGCGGCTACCTCGGCAAGATCTTCAACGACACCTGGATGCGGTCCTACGGCTTCGCGCCGGCCATCGAGGACCACACCGTCGCGGACGTGCTGGCCGCCAAGGCCGACCGCACCCCGCCCCTGCTCTACGTGCACCAGACCGACACGGTGCGGGAGGCGATCGACCGCATGACCCGGTCCGGCGTCTCCCAGCTGCTCGTGCTCACCGCGGAACCACCCGTGGTGCTCGGCGAGATCGCCGGCGCCGTGCACGAGGACGAGCTGCTCGACGGGGTGTTCGCCGGCAAGGCGAACCTGTCGGACGAGGTGGGCGGCCTGATCGGCCGGCCCCTGCAGCTCATCGGCGTCAACGAGCCGGTCGGGACGCTGCGCGCGGCCCTGGCCGACGAGACCGCACTGCTCGTGACCGACGGCGGCAAGGCCCTCGGCGTGGTCTCGCGCTCCGACCTGCTCGACTACCTCGCGGTCTGACCCGCACGCACACCTTCGAAGAGAGACCTGAACTCCCATGACCGACGCCCGACCCAGCCGTTTCGACACGCTCGCCGTCCACGCGGGACAGCACACCGACCCGACCACCGGCGACGCGATCCCCGCGATCCACGTCACCTCCACCTACGCGCAGGACGGCATCGGCAACCTG
Coding sequences within it:
- a CDS encoding alpha/beta hydrolase family esterase, producing the protein MSTTTASPRPAPDGRRGHGQRRPGRRAALLTALALAASGLAGPVGATTAAAAPAPAAPSAHPLRSAGCGTDPGQEPGSSVLRTLTSDGRERTVQLHLPDGYRSDRAWPVVLVFHGRGNTGAGTEAFSGLDALPAIVAYGNGVIGTGDGDRQAWEGAPYSAPGVDDIAYTNDLLDTLERDLCVDPRRVYATGKSNGAGFTGILACELSDRIAAIAPVAAAFYGTGHPDCDPARPVPVIDFHGTDDVTIPYAGDPDRGLPAIPDWVGGWAGRNGCATGPDVEQTAFDVTTSRWTDCDRGAEVTHVAVLGGGHTWPGEDSYSGGGYATHSIEAHEVLWEFLGDERLPVRFLTGAAS
- a CDS encoding creatininase family protein, which encodes MSAPYLLAEMTTAEAADAVARGTVVVIPAGALEQHGPGMALGTDLVRAEGVVAQVAANLPGQVVVGPSIPVGVSPHHMAFAGTVTLTTTTFAAVVREYVTSLHRHGWTRFLVVTGHGGNNATLTTVAQDLLVSHPGVQLAWSPLTSLAGDAVAAMEPSAVHGHSGEAETAQMLHLAPHLVHTDRLEPGTTTPDQLDDVSRTARRHAQPALTLPYDRLSPNGVLGDPRRATAEDGAAIVKAIVDRITTFLTEWPPA
- a CDS encoding FadR/GntR family transcriptional regulator translates to MTQGRASFSEQLADDIVQLIRSESLGPGDVLESSRDLAKRFAVTTPTVREALRRLEATGVVELRHGSGTYIGPGIERSVLANPHRPHITRSSVIELVQARLVIEPGIAALAASARDAAALQRLEAAAATALQPPVHGFRPALNFHVELAAASGNGLLRETVEALLHVRASEQTEIRFRYDDRQRDHAEHLEILAAVRDGDGAAAERLTRAHLTTIRESLEAADFGEVAP
- a CDS encoding helix-turn-helix domain-containing protein, with translation MSTRERDNRLLLRARDAIDRDYAAPLDVPTLARIAHVSPSHFSRSFRATFGETPHRYLQRRRLERAMALLRNTATPVTEVALLVGSNSLGTFSRTFRDVVGVSPTEYRRRTRPVAAPVCFVKSWMRPAG
- a CDS encoding VOC family protein translates to MFKNISITAVTVLDQDEALDFYVGKLGFEVSNDVDMGFMRWLTVSLPSDPDRHLLLEVPGPPSLSEEVAAQVRDLVTKGALGVACILTTDDCRRTYTDLRAKGVEFTEEPVEQPYGIDCALRDPFGNHIRITQPATGPVNVTDEDIARWNADQRS
- a CDS encoding LLM class flavin-dependent oxidoreductase; amino-acid sequence: MNVPNFGDFADPRAVATVARAAEDAGWDGLFVWDHVVHRKESRRGQPFGDPWMLLTAAALATSTIRLGTLVTPVARRRPEQLARQVATLDVLSGGRVVFGAGLGGPVEDEFGSFGDETDPVVLAEKLDEGLGLLARYWAGERVDHDGPHYRVRDVEILPATAQRPRPPVWVGGFWPARRPFRRAARWDGVVPLFASGHGVPPTPGEVREVTGYVSEHRAAQGSSGGVLPSDGALPSGAVGPFEVVVGGLTTPEAAADVVGPLAEAGATWWDERGLYESPDLYSLPTVLRRVEAGPPRL
- a CDS encoding GNAT family N-acetyltransferase, which gives rise to MSAPSDAAAGSRPDATSDVGPRAVTSVREAGAADWPVIWPIVQEVVRAADTFAYEPTMGEADARAGWLEAPRRVVVAERDGVVVGTANMYPNRPGPGSHIASGSIMVDRAVRGSGAGRALVEDMIAWAAREGFAAIQFNAVVDTNAAAVHLYESLGFVTLGIAPGAFRHPELGDVGLRIMWRDLSDLRTADAGGEA
- a CDS encoding MarR family winged helix-turn-helix transcriptional regulator gives rise to the protein MTSSIDRIEYEGMLFGRHLTTLPAGRSRRRGGLLDPSAYVLLSLLEAGGPSTIAELTAATGLDASTLNRQTAALRKAELAERFDDPEGGPARKLRLSEHGQQQLDEERQASRDSLADLVDDWPEEDRSQFAELLARCNRALEERSGRYWPRP
- a CDS encoding MFS transporter — translated: MTTTASRPAPPADGATPVTHPNRIVAILAIGGIVVAMTQTLVVPIVATLPTIFDAPASDTSWIITVTLLVGAICTPVSGRLGDLYGKKKMILISLIPLALGSAVCAVATTVPVMVTGRGLQGLATGFIPLGISMLHDLLPKERTAGAISLMSSSLGIGGALGLPFAAAVAEFASWRILFWLIAVCAVVVGVVVWRAIPAPAAPARVRAPFDYVGVLGLAAGLVALLLAVSKGAEWGWASPLVLGLFGGSVLVLLAWGWWELRTPAALVDLRTTARPAVLLTNLASIMIGFAMYAQSLILPQLMQAPSATGFGLGQSMLQMGLWMAPSGIAMTLMSPVGAQITRARGPKTTLVLGGLVMALGYGLSTLFMDTLVGLSVTAFVAAAGVGFAYGALPAIILGSVPASEKAAANGFNALMRSIGTSVSAAVIGVVLARMSTTFGEHTLPTESGFRVALLLGCGMAVVASAIAATVPVKGLGESAGGH
- a CDS encoding DUF2277 domain-containing protein, which produces MCRNITTLRGLEPAATDEEITAAALQFVRKVTGVTKVSDATRDPVERATAEIADIVTRLLDELPERRQPPKTVPPLRRAEVQARIAQRIKEREEHERMHELGIAHSH
- a CDS encoding cystathionine beta-synthase — translated: MQYVNSVVDLVGNTPLVRLTHVTEGVTSATVLVKLEYLNPGGSSKDRIAGRIIDAAEREGKLLPGGTIVEPTSGNTGVGLALVAQQRGYRCVFVLPDKVGEDKRNVLTAYGAEVVVTPTAVAPDSPESYYSVSDRLVREIPGAFKPDQYSNPNGPRSHYETTGPEIWRDTDGRVTHFVAGVGTGGTITGTGRYLREVSGDTVRIAGADPEGSVYSGGTGRPYLVEGVGEDFWPSAYDPGVPHEIIAVSDAESFAMTRRLAREEGILVGGSSGMAVVAALRAARDLSADDVVVVLLPDGGRGYLGKIFNDTWMRSYGFAPAIEDHTVADVLAAKADRTPPLLYVHQTDTVREAIDRMTRSGVSQLLVLTAEPPVVLGEIAGAVHEDELLDGVFAGKANLSDEVGGLIGRPLQLIGVNEPVGTLRAALADETALLVTDGGKALGVVSRSDLLDYLAV